One window of the Neorickettsia findlayensis genome contains the following:
- a CDS encoding FAD-binding protein produces the protein MRNAKYKLKEVELSRYTRLRVGGKGKLLCATNTNELVHFIKNHDFHVIGAGSNILAGQVLDKPILKLGRGFEYISYADGKVKVGAAVLKSTLARFALDNEIGTFEFFAVMHGTIGSAIAMNASAYNRRSADLLVAATFICENGEILTLSREEIGFENGGNSLPKNYICVEAVFDASCRMEKEKIKLLTLEMLRKSQDFQPAFSEAACAVFQDLPEQKACELVAKAGYVGFSVGCARISEKYNNFIINGGCKTADPLIELCYVVRNGVKNRLGVTLDFSVVFI, from the coding sequence TTGCGTAACGCGAAGTATAAGCTGAAAGAAGTTGAATTAAGTAGGTATACTCGGCTCAGAGTTGGAGGTAAGGGCAAGTTACTTTGTGCGACCAATACAAATGAACTTGTGCATTTTATTAAGAATCACGATTTTCACGTTATAGGTGCTGGGTCCAATATTCTTGCAGGCCAGGTACTAGATAAACCTATTCTGAAACTGGGGAGAGGTTTCGAGTACATATCATACGCAGATGGGAAAGTAAAAGTCGGAGCAGCAGTGCTGAAATCGACTCTGGCGAGATTTGCGCTTGATAATGAGATTGGTACTTTTGAGTTTTTTGCGGTTATGCACGGTACTATCGGAAGTGCCATTGCAATGAATGCAAGTGCTTATAATCGAAGGAGCGCAGACCTTTTAGTGGCTGCAACTTTTATTTGTGAGAACGGAGAGATACTCACACTTTCTCGCGAGGAAATAGGTTTTGAAAATGGAGGTAATTCACTGCCAAAGAATTACATCTGTGTTGAAGCAGTTTTTGATGCTAGCTGCAGGATGGAGAAGGAGAAGATAAAATTGCTGACGCTCGAGATGTTAAGAAAAAGCCAGGATTTCCAACCTGCATTTTCTGAGGCAGCTTGTGCGGTTTTTCAGGATCTACCGGAACAAAAGGCCTGTGAGCTTGTTGCCAAGGCTGGATATGTAGGGTTTTCTGTAGGGTGTGCAAGAATTTCCGAAAAGTACAACAACTTCATCATAAATGGGGGGTGCAAAACAGCTGATCCACTTATAGAACTTTGTTACGTTGTAAGAAATGGGGTGAAGAATAGATTGGGAGTTACCTTGGATTTTTCGGTGGTTTTCATATGA